From Syntrophaceae bacterium, one genomic window encodes:
- a CDS encoding GNAT family N-acetyltransferase, with protein sequence MIAATPDLLAAEGESPERLASLLKARVEPGWPPGEYDRDAREYFRERLEEGGAGAAGWYVWYALQRGETGGPAVLVGAGGYFGPPGDDGSVEIGFSVMPAWRELGYATEMAGMLVGHAFADGRVQKVVAHASPGNPTSCRVLEKCGFSLVSRDETSGNNRFEVLIPPGSGPDSQQSLRRQWRRP encoded by the coding sequence ATGATAGCGGCCACACCCGATCTTCTTGCCGCCGAGGGTGAATCCCCAGAACGCCTTGCATCCCTGTTGAAAGCCCGGGTCGAACCGGGGTGGCCGCCGGGCGAATACGATCGGGACGCCCGGGAGTATTTCCGGGAACGCCTGGAGGAAGGCGGAGCGGGAGCCGCCGGATGGTACGTCTGGTATGCGCTTCAGCGGGGAGAAACCGGCGGGCCCGCGGTTCTGGTGGGTGCCGGCGGATACTTCGGACCTCCGGGCGACGACGGTTCCGTCGAGATTGGCTTTTCCGTCATGCCCGCCTGGCGGGAACTGGGTTATGCAACGGAAATGGCCGGGATGCTCGTCGGCCATGCATTTGCCGACGGGAGGGTGCAAAAGGTCGTCGCACACGCCTCGCCGGGCAACCCGACATCTTGCCGGGTGCTTGAAAAATGCGGGTTTTCGCTTGTTTCCAGGGACGAAACGTCCGGCAACAATCGTTTTGAAGTGCTTATACCACCCGGATCCGGCCCGGATTCTCAGCAGTCACTTCGCCGACAATGGAGGCGGCCGTGA
- a CDS encoding deoxyribodipyrimidine photolyase produces the protein MIHPERITPLNRKSPGKGRWVLYWMQASQRASWNHALEFALREANGLDLPVVVFFGLTPDFPEANLRHYRFLLEGLREVQNDLGKRGIALVVRAVSPERGALELCGDAALAVTDRGYLHIQKAWREAVAREAPCPLLQVESDAIVPVESASAKEEFSAATLRPKIRALLPDFLHPLEETPAKRDSLGLRLPGLSLEDPEAILRALPLNRSVPPIDSLRGGSSEGRRRLERFLAHALDRYHTDRNVPGSNAVSDLSPYLHFGHLSPLEVALAVRASRHGNPAAKESFLEELIVRRELALNFVHYNPAYDAYEGAVPAWARRTLEEHARDRREYLYGLRDLEEGHTHDPFWNAAQREMVRTGKMHNYMRMYWGKKILEWSVSPSEAFRTALVLNNRWELDGRDPNGFAGVAWCFGKHDRPWGERPIFGKVRYMNAAGLKRKFDMGPYLERFG, from the coding sequence ATGATTCACCCCGAGCGCATCACACCCCTGAACCGCAAGTCCCCCGGGAAGGGCCGCTGGGTCCTCTACTGGATGCAGGCGTCCCAGCGGGCATCCTGGAACCACGCCCTGGAGTTCGCCCTCCGGGAGGCGAACGGGTTGGACCTTCCCGTCGTGGTCTTCTTCGGCCTCACGCCGGACTTCCCCGAGGCGAACCTGCGGCATTACCGCTTTCTCCTGGAGGGACTGCGGGAAGTTCAGAATGACCTGGGGAAAAGAGGCATCGCCCTGGTCGTCCGGGCCGTCTCTCCGGAGAGGGGCGCCCTGGAGCTATGCGGGGACGCCGCCTTGGCCGTAACGGACCGAGGCTACCTGCATATCCAGAAGGCCTGGCGGGAGGCCGTCGCCCGGGAGGCCCCCTGCCCGCTCCTCCAGGTGGAATCGGATGCGATCGTTCCCGTCGAGTCGGCCTCGGCGAAGGAGGAGTTTTCGGCCGCCACGCTGCGGCCGAAGATCCGGGCCCTTCTCCCGGACTTTCTGCATCCCCTGGAAGAAACACCGGCAAAGCGCGACTCTCTGGGGCTTCGGCTGCCCGGCCTCTCCCTGGAGGACCCGGAGGCCATCCTGCGTGCCCTTCCTCTGAACCGGAGCGTGCCGCCCATCGATTCCTTGCGGGGGGGCTCCAGCGAGGGCCGGAGGCGCCTGGAGCGATTCCTCGCCCACGCCCTGGACCGCTACCATACGGACCGGAACGTCCCCGGCTCCAACGCCGTCTCGGACCTGAGCCCGTACCTGCACTTCGGCCACCTCTCGCCCCTGGAGGTCGCCCTGGCCGTCCGGGCCTCCCGGCACGGGAACCCGGCGGCGAAGGAGTCCTTCCTGGAGGAACTGATCGTCCGGCGGGAGCTGGCCCTGAATTTCGTCCACTACAACCCGGCCTACGACGCCTATGAAGGGGCCGTTCCGGCCTGGGCCCGGCGGACCCTGGAGGAGCATGCCCGGGACCGGCGGGAATACCTTTACGGTCTCCGGGATCTGGAGGAGGGACACACCCACGATCCCTTCTGGAATGCGGCCCAGCGGGAGATGGTCCGAACGGGGAAGATGCACAACTACATGCGGATGTACTGGGGGAAAAAGATCCTCGAATGGAGCGTGTCGCCCTCGGAGGCCTTCCGGACGGCCCTGGTCCTGAACAACCGCTGGGAACTGGACGGCCGGGATCCCAACGGCTTCGCCGGCGTGGCCTGGTGCTTCGGGAAGCACGACCGGCCCTGGGGAGAACGTCCGATTTTCGGGAAGGTCCGCTACATGAACGCCGCGGGTCTCAAGCGGAAGTTCGACATGGGACCCTACCTGGAGCGCTTCGGATAA
- a CDS encoding sensor domain-containing diguanylate cyclase, translating into MDQPDQKLVQLERKLFDLSSLLQAGKAFDNLLGVRELYSVFTSIVGERFGLETYALFIVNDDGSRFELVQGIGLSEELPADFSFPADEGLLWQAILQGRPFATVDSLGEPRFAIPFDKHRLSGLMSRYFIPLVHRGRVVGLLSIGPQKNTRSYMDDDLEFLHILAEQAAVSIITAKLYEKNEADMVELNKTVKNLSILYNIGRAMNHIGDLKNLLKFILQQAIETTEAQKGSLMLFDQQTRRLVVHVVNGLPDKKTEEAINTGLMSCRTFAVGEGIAGKVFEKKEAIIVNAAEKDDRYLENRESNVESILCIPLVVADEAIGVINITNKKSSEGIFTSEDLELLDALGNQAAVAINNTSLYEMAITDELTGLYIRRYFNVKLESEFRRARRYGHRLTLAMCDLDHFKRVNDSFGHQMGDTVLQAVAGLFKMHARESDIPARFGGEEFAVILPETAGEGGTVFGERIRNAVAGKKIEGFPHQITISIGLATFPDDADSIQTLIRAADSALYDAKERGRNQVQRFQAAVSAG; encoded by the coding sequence ATGGATCAGCCCGATCAGAAACTGGTGCAGCTCGAGCGCAAGCTGTTCGACTTGTCGAGCCTGCTGCAGGCGGGGAAGGCCTTTGACAACCTGCTGGGTGTGCGCGAGCTGTACAGCGTGTTCACCAGCATCGTCGGGGAGCGCTTCGGACTGGAGACCTATGCCCTGTTCATCGTGAACGACGACGGGAGCCGGTTTGAGCTGGTTCAGGGCATCGGCCTGTCGGAGGAGCTCCCGGCGGATTTTTCGTTTCCGGCCGATGAAGGACTGCTGTGGCAGGCAATCCTGCAGGGCCGTCCCTTTGCCACCGTCGACAGCCTGGGGGAGCCCCGTTTCGCGATTCCCTTCGACAAGCACCGGCTGTCGGGGCTCATGAGCCGGTATTTCATTCCCCTGGTGCACCGCGGGCGGGTCGTCGGGCTCCTGAGCATCGGCCCGCAGAAAAATACCAGGTCCTACATGGACGACGATCTGGAATTTCTGCACATCCTGGCCGAGCAGGCGGCCGTCAGCATCATTACGGCCAAGCTTTACGAGAAGAACGAGGCAGACATGGTCGAGTTGAACAAGACGGTCAAGAACCTGTCCATCCTGTACAACATCGGCCGTGCCATGAACCACATCGGCGACCTGAAGAATCTGCTGAAGTTCATCCTGCAGCAGGCCATAGAGACCACCGAGGCCCAGAAAGGGTCGCTGATGCTCTTTGATCAGCAGACGAGGCGCCTGGTAGTCCATGTCGTGAACGGCCTCCCGGACAAGAAAACGGAGGAAGCCATCAATACCGGCCTGATGAGCTGCCGGACCTTCGCCGTCGGTGAGGGCATCGCCGGCAAGGTGTTCGAGAAGAAGGAAGCGATTATCGTCAATGCGGCGGAGAAGGACGATCGATACCTTGAAAACCGGGAATCCAACGTCGAATCGATCCTGTGCATCCCGCTGGTGGTGGCCGACGAGGCCATTGGAGTCATCAACATCACGAACAAAAAGAGCAGCGAGGGGATCTTCACCTCGGAGGACCTGGAACTGCTCGATGCGCTCGGCAACCAGGCGGCCGTGGCGATCAACAACACGTCCCTGTACGAAATGGCCATCACCGATGAGCTGACCGGACTGTATATCCGGCGTTATTTCAACGTAAAGCTGGAATCGGAATTCCGGCGTGCCAGGCGCTACGGACACCGGCTTACGCTGGCCATGTGCGACCTGGATCACTTTAAAAGGGTGAACGACTCGTTCGGCCACCAGATGGGAGACACGGTCCTGCAGGCCGTGGCGGGTCTCTTCAAGATGCATGCCCGAGAAAGCGACATCCCGGCCCGGTTCGGCGGGGAGGAGTTCGCCGTTATCTTGCCGGAGACCGCCGGGGAAGGCGGTACGGTCTTCGGGGAGAGAATCCGCAACGCCGTGGCGGGGAAGAAGATAGAGGGGTTCCCGCATCAGATCACCATCAGCATCGGCCTGGCGACCTTTCCGGACGACGCCGATTCGATTCAGACCCTGATCCGCGCCGCGGACTCCGCCCTGTATGATGCCAAGGAGCGCGGGCGAAACCAGGTCCAGCGTTTCCAGGCGGCCGTCTCCGCGGGGTGA
- a CDS encoding zinc ribbon domain-containing protein, with product MPIYEYKCRKCGKVFELFQRISDAPAKSCQFCKGPVNKLMSQTTFHLKGSGWYVTDYGGKKAPKTESAEAAESAASSSSETTSTSESAKTESSSSDA from the coding sequence ATGCCGATTTACGAATACAAATGCAGGAAATGCGGAAAGGTGTTCGAGCTGTTCCAGCGGATTTCCGACGCCCCTGCGAAGTCTTGCCAATTCTGCAAGGGTCCGGTGAACAAGCTCATGTCCCAGACGACCTTTCACCTGAAGGGGTCGGGCTGGTACGTGACGGACTACGGCGGAAAGAAAGCCCCCAAGACCGAGTCGGCCGAGGCCGCAGAATCCGCTGCGTCTTCGTCTTCGGAGACGACCTCCACCAGTGAGTCTGCAAAAACCGAATCTTCCTCCTCCGACGCATAA
- the selD gene encoding selenide, water dikinase SelD, translating to MTEEKVRLTETVRGAGUACKIGPGDLHEVLKDLPLASHPSLIVGMEHGEDAGVYQLREDLAVIQTVDFFTPIVDDPYTFGQIAAANALSDVYAMGGRPLTALNIVCFPVGKLDNTILREILRGGLDKMREAGVLLVGGHSVEDDEPKYGLSVLGVVHPDRVLLNRGARPGDRLILTKPLGTGIAGTAIKAQMASPELEEEAIRSMAALNAAAAAEIEKTPGVHACTDITGFGLLGHACEMIEGTKEGILIRSSDVPFFKGVRDLAETGILPAGLHRNRAFRKGMASVEATCPEWLADILYDPQSSGGLFVSVAAGEADGLLRRIRAAGVTAASIVGEVTAENPGRIRVV from the coding sequence ATGACCGAGGAGAAAGTCCGCCTGACCGAAACGGTCCGCGGGGCCGGTTGAGCCTGCAAGATCGGTCCGGGCGACCTGCATGAAGTCCTGAAGGATCTTCCTCTCGCCTCTCATCCCAGCCTGATCGTGGGCATGGAGCACGGCGAGGACGCAGGGGTGTATCAACTCCGGGAGGACCTGGCGGTCATCCAGACGGTGGACTTCTTCACACCCATCGTCGACGATCCCTACACCTTCGGGCAGATCGCCGCGGCCAACGCACTGAGCGACGTCTATGCCATGGGGGGGCGGCCCCTGACGGCCCTGAACATCGTCTGCTTCCCCGTGGGCAAGCTGGACAATACGATCCTGCGGGAGATTCTCCGGGGCGGACTGGACAAGATGCGGGAGGCGGGCGTTCTCCTCGTGGGCGGCCACAGCGTCGAGGACGACGAGCCGAAGTACGGCCTGTCCGTCCTCGGGGTCGTCCATCCCGACCGGGTGCTCCTGAACCGCGGCGCCCGGCCGGGAGACCGGCTGATCCTGACGAAGCCCCTGGGAACCGGCATTGCCGGAACGGCCATCAAGGCTCAGATGGCGAGTCCGGAACTGGAGGAGGAGGCGATCCGCTCCATGGCCGCCCTGAACGCCGCAGCGGCGGCGGAAATCGAGAAAACCCCTGGAGTCCATGCCTGCACGGATATCACGGGTTTCGGGTTGCTGGGTCATGCCTGCGAGATGATTGAGGGAACGAAAGAGGGAATCCTGATCCGTTCGTCGGATGTCCCCTTTTTCAAAGGCGTCCGCGACCTGGCCGAGACGGGGATCCTCCCGGCGGGGCTCCACCGGAACAGGGCATTCCGGAAGGGAATGGCGTCCGTCGAGGCCACCTGCCCGGAATGGCTGGCGGACATCCTCTACGACCCGCAGAGCTCAGGCGGACTGTTCGTATCCGTTGCGGCCGGGGAGGCGGATGGTCTGCTCCGCCGGATCCGGGCCGCCGGCGTCACGGCCGCCTCCATTGTCGGCGAAGTGACTGCTGAGAATCCGGGCCGGATCCGGGTGGTATAA
- a CDS encoding radical SAM protein, translated as MISSHRLPLRDVLEFAGFFAGRLLLRRKAPLLASFKITWRCNLACRGCPFHRRAKRPGSSMDWDTVRRSLDTLAEMGTRIVVFEGGEPFLWEDHGRTLDDAVGYAKGLFTRVAVTTNGTFPLRGPADILWVSLDGRKEMQDRLRSGSFDRVLSNLRETRHSRVLVHVTVHRENRRELEPLMAILREIPTVRGVTLQFFYPYGQGEAPLSMTRAERRETVEEIIALKKRGFPVLNDAGRLRAMAEGSWNCHDDILVNVDPDGAINQGCYVKSRGEVRCGDCGFTPVAEASGALDLLPGSLRAGWSVFLSRT; from the coding sequence ATGATTTCCAGCCATCGACTCCCCCTGCGGGATGTCCTCGAATTCGCCGGATTCTTCGCCGGCCGCCTCCTTCTTCGCCGGAAGGCCCCTCTCCTGGCGAGCTTCAAGATCACCTGGCGTTGCAACCTGGCCTGCAGGGGCTGCCCCTTCCACCGGCGGGCGAAGCGGCCCGGCAGTTCCATGGACTGGGATACGGTCCGCCGCTCCCTCGATACGCTGGCGGAGATGGGCACCCGGATCGTCGTCTTCGAGGGGGGAGAGCCCTTCCTCTGGGAAGACCACGGGCGGACCCTGGACGATGCCGTCGGGTATGCGAAAGGCCTCTTCACCCGGGTCGCCGTGACGACCAACGGGACCTTTCCCCTCCGGGGGCCGGCGGATATCCTCTGGGTGAGCCTGGACGGCCGGAAGGAAATGCAGGACCGGCTCCGGAGCGGCTCCTTCGACCGGGTCCTCTCGAACCTGCGGGAGACCCGGCACTCCCGGGTCCTCGTCCATGTAACCGTCCACAGGGAGAACCGGCGGGAGTTGGAGCCGCTGATGGCGATCCTCCGGGAGATCCCCACGGTCCGAGGCGTAACACTTCAGTTCTTTTACCCCTACGGCCAGGGGGAGGCGCCCCTGTCCATGACCCGGGCGGAGCGGCGGGAGACCGTCGAGGAGATCATCGCCCTGAAAAAACGGGGTTTTCCCGTCCTCAACGATGCCGGCCGCCTCCGCGCCATGGCGGAGGGTTCCTGGAACTGCCATGACGACATCCTGGTCAACGTGGACCCCGACGGTGCCATCAACCAGGGATGTTACGTGAAGAGCCGCGGCGAGGTCCGCTGCGGCGACTGCGGATTCACGCCCGTGGCGGAGGCCTCGGGTGCGCTGGACCTGCTCCCCGGATCCCTTCGGGCGGGCTGGTCCGTCTTTCTATCCCGGACGTAA
- the thrC gene encoding threonine synthase yields the protein MAERILYYSTNRTLERAAGIVPFRDRVSFREALLQGQAPDEGLFMPDRIPALKPEEIRALKGRPYTEAALLVGRAFLQGEIGMDALRRIVEDAYDYDVPLEPVTGRKYVMRLDRGPTASFKDFAARMMARLMSHFRDAGSRLNILVATSGDTGSAVGDAYRGVPGIAVTILYPRGEVSGRQKKQLDTIGRNVQAVSVEGKFDDCQDLVKQAFADPSLAGLNLTSANSINFGRILPQIVYYVYAYAQLAEPGEEIVFSVPSGNFGDALGCEYARRMGLPVHTLIMPTNENDEFPRFLETGIYAKISPSRACLSNAMNVGHPSNLARFFDLYGGTVDRSGRVWKRPDREEMQRRIFSVSVSDDETRRTIRRVYDACGVILEPHGAVGWKGLETWLERQGDFPLCVSLETAHPAKFPEEVQAVLGIDPELPPSMRDLDGRKGEPHELSGDYGDFSKYLKERLRGED from the coding sequence ATGGCGGAGCGGATTCTTTACTACAGCACGAACCGGACCCTGGAACGGGCAGCGGGTATCGTCCCCTTTCGGGACCGGGTTTCCTTCCGGGAGGCCCTTCTGCAGGGGCAGGCCCCCGACGAGGGGCTCTTCATGCCCGACCGGATCCCGGCCCTGAAGCCGGAGGAGATCCGGGCCCTGAAGGGCAGACCCTATACCGAAGCCGCCCTGCTCGTGGGCCGGGCTTTTCTCCAGGGCGAGATCGGGATGGACGCCCTCCGTCGCATCGTCGAGGACGCCTACGACTACGATGTCCCCCTGGAGCCGGTGACGGGCCGCAAGTACGTGATGCGCCTCGACCGGGGACCCACCGCCTCCTTCAAGGACTTCGCCGCCCGCATGATGGCCCGCCTCATGAGCCATTTCCGGGATGCCGGCAGCCGCCTGAACATCCTGGTGGCCACCTCGGGCGACACGGGCAGCGCCGTGGGAGACGCCTACCGCGGCGTTCCGGGGATCGCGGTGACGATCCTCTATCCCCGGGGCGAGGTGAGCGGCCGCCAGAAGAAGCAGCTCGACACCATCGGCCGGAACGTCCAGGCCGTCTCGGTGGAGGGCAAGTTCGACGACTGCCAGGACCTGGTGAAGCAGGCCTTCGCCGACCCGTCGCTGGCGGGGTTGAACCTGACCTCGGCCAATTCCATCAACTTCGGCCGCATCCTGCCGCAGATCGTTTATTACGTGTATGCCTACGCCCAGCTGGCGGAGCCGGGGGAGGAGATCGTCTTTTCCGTCCCCTCGGGCAATTTCGGCGACGCCCTGGGGTGCGAGTACGCCCGCCGGATGGGCCTGCCCGTCCACACCCTGATCATGCCCACCAACGAGAACGACGAGTTCCCCCGCTTCCTCGAGACCGGTATCTACGCGAAAATCTCCCCCTCCCGGGCCTGCCTCTCCAATGCCATGAACGTGGGACACCCGAGCAACCTGGCGCGCTTCTTCGACCTCTACGGCGGAACCGTGGACCGGAGCGGACGCGTCTGGAAGCGGCCCGACCGGGAGGAGATGCAGCGGCGGATCTTCTCCGTCTCTGTCTCCGACGACGAGACCCGCCGGACGATCCGCCGGGTCTACGACGCCTGCGGGGTCATTCTGGAGCCCCATGGCGCCGTCGGCTGGAAAGGCCTGGAGACCTGGCTGGAACGTCAAGGCGACTTCCCCCTTTGCGTCTCCCTGGAAACGGCCCATCCGGCCAAGTTTCCCGAGGAGGTCCAGGCGGTCCTGGGCATCGACCCGGAGCTGCCCCCCAGCATGCGGGACCTGGACGGCCGGAAGGGGGAGCCTCATGAACTTTCCGGAGATTACGGAGACTTCAGCAAATATCTGAAGGAACGCCTGCGGGGAGAGGACTGA
- a CDS encoding aminotransferase class V-fold PLP-dependent enzyme, with product MHYLDNAATSWPKPEAVYRAMDRFSREIGGSPGRSAHRRSVAAARIILEARENTARLLGVSDPMRVVFTKNATEALNLAILGLLSPGDHVVTSSIEHNSVMRPLRFLEENGVEITAVRCSPRGELDPADVAAALRKNTKAVFLTHASNVAGAILPIAEIGRITRERGVVLGIDAAQTAGAMPLSVEEAGIDLLAFTGHKSMFGPQGTGGICIGAGLERRLHPLLRGGTGSRSEHEEQPDFLPDKFESGTPNTVGLAGLAAGTGFLLEQGLETIRRHEEILTGAFLDGIRSIPGITVYGPLAAALRIPVVALNVKDLSPAEAALALDERFGILTRPGLHCAPAAHRTLGTFPVGAVRFAFGFFNTADDVTAALEALQELAGCNK from the coding sequence ATCCATTACCTCGACAACGCCGCCACTTCCTGGCCCAAGCCGGAGGCAGTCTATCGGGCCATGGACCGGTTCAGCCGCGAGATCGGCGGAAGCCCGGGCCGCTCGGCCCACCGGCGCTCCGTCGCCGCGGCGCGGATCATCCTGGAGGCCCGGGAGAACACGGCCCGCCTCCTCGGGGTTTCCGATCCCATGCGGGTCGTCTTCACGAAAAACGCTACGGAAGCCCTGAACCTGGCCATTCTGGGACTTCTTTCCCCGGGAGACCACGTCGTCACGTCCTCCATCGAGCACAATTCGGTCATGAGGCCCCTCCGGTTCCTGGAGGAGAACGGCGTGGAGATCACAGCCGTCCGCTGCTCGCCCCGGGGCGAACTCGACCCGGCGGATGTAGCTGCGGCCCTCCGGAAGAACACCAAGGCCGTTTTCCTGACCCATGCCTCCAACGTGGCGGGTGCCATTCTGCCCATTGCAGAAATCGGGCGGATCACCCGGGAGCGCGGCGTCGTCCTGGGCATCGATGCCGCCCAGACCGCCGGCGCCATGCCTCTATCGGTAGAGGAGGCGGGCATCGACCTCCTGGCCTTCACGGGCCACAAATCCATGTTCGGCCCCCAGGGAACCGGCGGCATCTGTATCGGGGCGGGCCTCGAAAGACGTCTCCACCCCCTCCTCCGGGGCGGCACCGGCAGCCGCTCGGAGCACGAGGAGCAGCCCGATTTTCTGCCCGACAAGTTCGAGTCGGGAACGCCCAATACCGTGGGCCTGGCGGGCCTAGCAGCGGGGACGGGATTCCTCCTGGAGCAGGGCTTGGAAACGATCCGCCGGCACGAGGAAATCCTGACGGGGGCCTTTCTCGACGGAATCCGCTCCATCCCCGGAATCACCGTTTACGGCCCCCTGGCAGCAGCGCTGCGCATCCCTGTCGTCGCACTGAACGTGAAAGATCTGTCACCGGCGGAGGCGGCCCTGGCCCTGGACGAGCGGTTCGGCATCCTGACCCGCCCCGGCCTTCACTGCGCCCCGGCGGCGCACCGGACCCTGGGGACCTTCCCCGTCGGTGCCGTCCGCTTCGCCTTCGGCTTCTTCAACACCGCGGACGACGTGACGGCAGCCCTGGAGGCCCTTCAAGAACTGGCCGGCTGTAACAAATAA
- a CDS encoding D-alanyl-D-alanine carboxypeptidase, whose protein sequence is MPYRRIIAVVIILLLLLIPPAAMAKAKKARVKAKPGPPAPILKSAVVVDYNTGATLFAENPDQMIPPASLTKIMTLYLTFEDIQQGRVRPADLVTVSGKAYATKGTTMFLEKGEKVPLIELIKGISVASANDAAQAVAEHLGAGSAADFVARMNGKARELGMTRTRFMNPHGLPAKGQLTTARDMMTLSRAYLNRFPECLTIHSMREYSYHNKTQRNRNRLLAHYPGADGIKTGFVCASGYNIIATAKRDNVRVMAVVLGARTPKLRVSETERLLDVGFEKANGGRKQAAVGEDIQPDRDGGSFSAADPSSLPAPLQAGRIHVLTPNLGSR, encoded by the coding sequence ATGCCATATCGAAGAATCATTGCCGTTGTCATCATCCTCCTGCTTCTACTCATCCCACCGGCCGCCATGGCCAAGGCGAAGAAAGCGCGGGTCAAGGCAAAGCCCGGGCCGCCGGCGCCGATTCTCAAGTCGGCCGTCGTCGTGGACTACAACACCGGCGCCACGCTTTTTGCCGAGAACCCCGACCAGATGATTCCCCCGGCGTCGCTGACGAAAATCATGACCCTCTATCTGACGTTCGAGGATATTCAGCAGGGCAGGGTTCGCCCGGCCGATCTGGTGACCGTCAGCGGAAAGGCCTATGCCACGAAGGGCACTACCATGTTCCTCGAAAAGGGGGAAAAGGTTCCCCTGATCGAGCTGATCAAGGGAATCTCCGTGGCCTCGGCCAACGACGCAGCCCAGGCCGTGGCGGAGCACCTGGGTGCGGGCAGCGCTGCGGACTTCGTGGCCCGGATGAACGGGAAGGCCCGGGAGCTGGGCATGACCCGGACCCGCTTCATGAATCCGCACGGCCTTCCTGCAAAAGGGCAGCTCACGACGGCCCGGGACATGATGACGCTCTCCCGCGCCTACCTGAACCGCTTTCCCGAATGCCTGACCATCCATTCCATGCGGGAATACAGCTACCACAACAAGACCCAGCGCAACCGGAACCGGCTCCTGGCCCATTACCCCGGGGCGGACGGCATCAAGACGGGATTCGTGTGTGCCTCGGGCTACAATATCATCGCCACGGCGAAGCGAGACAATGTGCGGGTGATGGCAGTGGTCCTGGGAGCCCGGACACCGAAACTCCGGGTGAGCGAGACGGAACGGCTGCTGGACGTGGGCTTCGAAAAAGCCAACGGCGGCCGGAAGCAGGCCGCCGTCGGGGAAGACATTCAGCCGGATCGGGACGGAGGGTCCTTCTCCGCGGCCGATCCTTCATCCCTGCCTGCACCCTTGCAGGCGGGACGCATTCACGTATTGACTCCCAACTTGGGCAGCAGGTAG
- a CDS encoding RidA family protein has product MTVKDIIATDAAPKAIGTYSQAVRAGEFVFLSGQIGLDPATMALEEGIEKQIHRVFSNLKAVAEAAGLSLDDAVKLTIFLTDLGHFPRVNEIMAQYFEEPYPARATVGVAALPRQALVEVEAILAGK; this is encoded by the coding sequence ATGACTGTCAAAGACATCATCGCCACGGATGCGGCGCCCAAGGCCATCGGCACCTACTCCCAGGCTGTCCGGGCGGGGGAATTCGTGTTCCTCTCCGGCCAGATCGGCCTCGATCCGGCAACCATGGCGCTGGAAGAGGGGATCGAGAAGCAGATCCACCGGGTCTTCTCCAATCTGAAGGCCGTGGCGGAGGCCGCCGGACTGTCTCTGGACGACGCGGTGAAGCTGACCATCTTTCTGACGGACCTGGGGCACTTTCCCCGGGTGAACGAGATCATGGCACAGTATTTCGAGGAACCTTATCCCGCCCGGGCCACTGTGGGCGTCGCGGCTTTGCCGAGGCAGGCCCTGGTGGAAGTGGAGGCAATCCTGGCGGGAAAGTGA